In Haliscomenobacter hydrossis DSM 1100, the DNA window ACTTGTTTCCGCACAGTATCGATGTTTTGCTCCCTGAAGTTTTTTTTCATTACGCTCGATTTTCCATAAAAATTTCGCAAAACCCAGGCTGACACTCCTTCAATTTCCATACTTGCGGTAGTCAGCCCGTCGCCATGTTTTTCGGCATCCTTACTTGAAAACCGGATCCAATTGGCCAATTCCTTTTGTGCAACATCCCGGTAGGATTGAATCCGGTTGGCTTCAATCGTTTGTTCATTGATGTATTGGTATGGTTTAGTCGTATTGGGCATCCAATGAAAAGAATCACGCTCACCTTCCACCAGCGCATCAATGTCTGCTTTTTTGAGCGCCTCACTGAGGTAATTTGACCGGATGGTTCTACGCTGTTTTATTTTTTCAATGTTGTATTTGGGCGCATTGCTTGCTTTCGTCAATTTGACAGATAGGATCTGTTCATCCTGGTTGTTATTGGCTAAAATGGTGAACGCACAAAGGTAACCCAGGTTGCTGGCGGCATATTCCAGATTTTGGGTGAATGCGCCGATCGACAGGACGGTTTCTCTTTGCGTAGGATCAACCCCAGGAAGCCATTTGCTTTTGTCATTGCCGATGATCCAATGGTAAGGTTCAATGTATTGTACAAACCAGGGTTGGGTATTGTGTCCACTGGGGGCCAATGATGCCAGAAACAGGATTTTTTTTTCGTCAGCTGTGAGGGGAATTTTTTCAGGAAAATTCCCCTTAAAATCTTCCCTGACAAAGTTGCTTT includes these proteins:
- a CDS encoding Acg family FMN-binding oxidoreductase, which translates into the protein MNRKKFLGVAGGAILVVAGGYYLQSDKSNFVREDFKGNFPEKIPLTADEKKILFLASLAPSGHNTQPWFVQYIEPYHWIIGNDKSKWLPGVDPTQRETVLSIGAFTQNLEYAASNLGYLCAFTILANNNQDEQILSVKLTKASNAPKYNIEKIKQRRTIRSNYLSEALKKADIDALVEGERDSFHWMPNTTKPYQYINEQTIEANRIQSYRDVAQKELANWIRFSSKDAEKHGDGLTTASMEIEGVSAWVLRNFYGKSSVMKKNFREQNIDTVRKQVAQSAGWLLITSKDNAVATLLDTGRRLQKLWLNIREKGIAIHPMTQILEETTTNAELNSAIGIKDPIQFILRTGYVKTYPQPVSLRRAVDEFVRR